One stretch of Chloroflexota bacterium DNA includes these proteins:
- a CDS encoding cupin domain-containing protein — translation MEVLKTFDLEEIPNPHKISVRALHISDQAQFEHLLLQAGEELKLHVTYSTVYLYALEGKGIVEAGDEQVAIEADMFVVIHPEVPHRLINDSESVFRVLNAKAPRPKKPTHLVS, via the coding sequence ATGGAAGTTCTAAAAACCTTTGACCTGGAAGAAATTCCCAACCCGCACAAGATCAGCGTGCGTGCGCTGCACATCAGCGATCAGGCACAATTTGAACATCTGCTGCTTCAAGCCGGTGAAGAATTGAAATTGCATGTGACCTATAGCACAGTGTACCTGTATGCATTGGAAGGCAAGGGCATTGTTGAAGCCGGAGACGAACAAGTGGCGATTGAAGCCGATATGTTTGTTGTGATCCACCCAGAAGTCCCTCACCGGCTGATAAACGATAGCGAGTCTGTCTTCCGCGTGCTAAATGCCAAGGCGCCACGCCCGAAAAAACCAACACACCTTGTAAGCTGA
- a CDS encoding 4Fe-4S binding protein gives MTTSETTKTKQNDLSKVRRWMQAIFVAITFLLGLRHILPGEGSRGGAFDAFCPFGGIETLWGYIATGHTLKTTSLMNFTFLIAVLGLSLVAGRAFCGWVCPLGTLQDMFAGWARRLSGETNRRRGKQSQARFPLQVPPKLDQWLRYLKYLILAAILIASTMAVYPPLHSICPALAIFSFKWSTPLLGAVLAVFILTSMLVKRFSCKYLCPLGAALAIFNKISPIHIATNSGGCNNCGRCEAECPVDIPAIPENLRSAECIRCLECIETCARPDAIELHLG, from the coding sequence ATGACCACTTCTGAAACGACAAAAACAAAGCAGAACGACCTTTCCAAAGTGCGCCGTTGGATGCAGGCGATTTTTGTGGCAATTACCTTTTTGCTCGGCCTGCGCCATATTTTGCCGGGCGAAGGCTCACGCGGCGGCGCTTTTGATGCGTTTTGTCCCTTTGGGGGGATCGAAACGTTGTGGGGGTATATCGCCACAGGCCACACACTCAAAACCACCAGCCTGATGAATTTCACGTTCCTGATTGCTGTGCTCGGCCTGTCGTTGGTGGCTGGGCGCGCATTTTGCGGCTGGGTTTGCCCGCTGGGCACGCTGCAAGATATGTTCGCGGGATGGGCGCGCCGTTTGAGCGGTGAGACAAATCGCCGCCGTGGCAAGCAGAGCCAGGCGCGTTTCCCTTTGCAGGTGCCACCTAAGCTCGATCAATGGCTGCGCTACTTGAAGTATCTGATTTTGGCGGCGATCTTGATTGCCAGCACGATGGCGGTCTATCCACCTTTGCATAGTATTTGCCCCGCGCTGGCGATTTTCAGTTTTAAGTGGAGTACGCCTTTATTGGGGGCAGTGCTTGCGGTTTTCATCCTGACCTCGATGCTGGTGAAGCGCTTCTCGTGCAAATATCTCTGCCCCTTGGGGGCCGCGCTGGCGATCTTCAATAAAATATCCCCCATCCACATAGCGACCAACTCCGGGGGTTGCAACAACTGCGGGCGCTGCGAAGCTGAATGTCCCGTCGATATTCCCGCCATCCCCGAAAATTTACGCTCTGCGGAGTGCATCCGCTGCCTGGAATGTATCGAAACCTGTGCGCGGCCCGATGCAATTGAATTGCATCTCGGATGA
- a CDS encoding Crp/Fnr family transcriptional regulator, with the protein MTAYSTSHTHNRANTHDKKLIHILSQVPYFSGLDYAAMRCVITASFRQVFRTGQIVFMEGEPCIGLYVVEKGWLRAVKTSGSGREQVIRFVGPGDAFNEVGVLTGGVNVVMVEALENASVVIVQREILLNLVDRCPTLAKSIIENLASRVLYAMNLVTELSLHPVESRLARFLLEQAAGKDIISRKSWATQAAIAARIGTVPVVINRAFRGLVESNLIELEKNQIHILDRAELERRASSSE; encoded by the coding sequence ATGACCGCCTATTCAACCTCGCATACCCACAATAGGGCAAACACTCACGATAAAAAACTCATTCACATTTTGTCGCAAGTGCCCTATTTTTCGGGCCTGGATTACGCAGCGATGCGCTGCGTGATTACAGCGAGTTTTCGGCAAGTTTTTCGTACCGGGCAAATTGTTTTTATGGAAGGGGAGCCATGTATAGGTTTATATGTGGTTGAAAAAGGGTGGCTACGGGCCGTAAAAACATCGGGCAGCGGCCGCGAGCAAGTGATTCGTTTTGTTGGCCCAGGCGATGCTTTTAACGAAGTGGGCGTGCTGACGGGCGGGGTTAATGTAGTCATGGTAGAAGCGCTAGAAAATGCTTCGGTGGTTATCGTTCAGCGAGAGATTCTGCTCAATCTGGTAGACCGCTGCCCGACATTGGCAAAATCGATTATTGAAAACCTGGCAAGCCGCGTTTTATATGCCATGAATTTAGTGACCGAGTTATCGCTGCACCCAGTAGAGAGCCGCCTGGCGCGTTTTTTGCTCGAACAAGCTGCCGGGAAAGATATAATTAGCCGCAAGAGTTGGGCTACCCAAGCCGCGATAGCCGCAAGAATCGGCACTGTGCCGGTTGTGATCAATCGCGCTTTCCGCGGGCTGGTAGAAAGCAATCTTATCGAACTGGAAAAAAATCAAATCCACATTTTGGATCGTGCAGAATTAGAACGCCGGGCTTCTTCCAGCGAGTAA
- a CDS encoding reductive dehalogenase: protein MPKTEKNNLSRRDFLKLGGISAITLPLLKNSGESRVRTHPEFHTESGGFLIRQRAEGLPHYQVNDEIYQRFDAKNTALGRTAWDIEFQQKIAAQQDSDVEKVNANQAGFQQEEFALLGASWITANAFSTRAGMHGLHKGLLQLESRYSSPISPELYNLTWNRDHLTEQDITQRIKKAAKFYGASMVGIAELDERWIYSRSFDVDSPEDQGEIIFVSADYIEIPDPEVCKQNILAALEAMEDDDLKDFIITTLEEIDPDTLPPGAPSPFLVGTLPASQVAQMLPMMMGIMPEIVMEVIAQKLELPYGTGDIDPEAFACPRYLEDGKTLAIPQSMKWVIILAFEIDEDAIASAPTAISAASFGNGYSRIASTASSLAEFIRVLGFNAIPCGDMTGLSIPMAIDAGLGELGRNGLLITPRYGPRVQIAKIITDLPLIVDQPIHFGVAEFCSICNQCVTLCPGEAISAASQTQEPLNICNNPGVEKWPVDAEKCLGASPSDSAICSTCIQICPFNKPESWLHDATRILIGAKNQALDKLLLNLNYSAGSGEKSLPATFWGTDTFIHTKD, encoded by the coding sequence ATGCCAAAAACCGAAAAGAATAATTTGAGTCGGCGAGACTTTTTAAAATTGGGTGGCATCTCTGCAATTACGCTGCCACTCTTAAAGAACAGCGGCGAATCAAGAGTCCGCACCCATCCAGAATTCCATACAGAATCTGGCGGTTTTTTAATTCGCCAAAGGGCTGAAGGACTACCTCACTATCAGGTGAACGATGAAATTTATCAGCGTTTTGATGCCAAAAACACCGCCCTGGGACGCACGGCCTGGGATATAGAATTTCAGCAGAAAATTGCTGCGCAGCAAGATTCGGATGTAGAGAAGGTCAACGCTAACCAGGCGGGTTTCCAACAAGAAGAATTTGCTCTGCTCGGAGCAAGCTGGATCACAGCCAACGCCTTTAGCACCCGGGCGGGGATGCACGGTTTGCACAAAGGGCTGCTACAACTAGAGTCGCGTTATTCCAGCCCTATTAGCCCGGAGTTGTACAACCTTACCTGGAACCGCGACCATCTCACCGAACAGGATATTACTCAAAGAATCAAAAAAGCCGCCAAATTCTATGGAGCCTCAATGGTTGGCATCGCCGAACTAGACGAGCGCTGGATTTACAGCCGGTCATTTGATGTCGATTCGCCTGAAGATCAAGGGGAAATTATTTTTGTTTCAGCAGATTATATCGAGATTCCAGATCCCGAAGTGTGCAAACAAAATATCCTGGCAGCGTTGGAAGCCATGGAAGATGATGATCTGAAAGATTTTATCATTACTACGTTGGAAGAAATTGATCCTGATACTTTGCCGCCCGGCGCGCCCAGCCCGTTTTTGGTCGGCACACTGCCTGCTTCGCAAGTCGCACAAATGCTGCCAATGATGATGGGTATCATGCCCGAAATCGTCATGGAGGTAATTGCGCAAAAACTCGAACTGCCCTACGGAACTGGCGATATTGACCCCGAAGCCTTTGCATGTCCGCGCTATTTAGAAGATGGTAAAACATTGGCGATTCCCCAAAGCATGAAATGGGTCATCATATTAGCCTTCGAAATCGACGAAGATGCAATTGCCTCTGCTCCGACAGCTATCAGCGCTGCCAGTTTTGGCAATGGTTATTCGCGTATTGCATCCACCGCCAGCAGCCTGGCAGAGTTCATTCGAGTTCTGGGGTTTAACGCCATTCCCTGTGGAGATATGACTGGCTTGAGCATTCCGATGGCCATCGATGCTGGCCTGGGTGAATTGGGTCGTAATGGACTGCTGATTACACCCAGATACGGGCCGCGCGTGCAAATTGCCAAAATTATCACCGACCTGCCATTGATCGTCGATCAGCCCATTCACTTTGGCGTGGCTGAATTTTGCTCAATTTGCAATCAGTGTGTCACCCTCTGTCCGGGTGAAGCTATCTCAGCCGCATCCCAAACGCAAGAACCCCTCAATATCTGCAACAACCCGGGAGTAGAAAAATGGCCTGTCGATGCAGAAAAATGTCTTGGCGCGTCACCATCGGATTCCGCAATTTGCAGCACCTGCATCCAGATATGTCCATTCAACAAGCCCGAAAGCTGGCTTCACGACGCCACGCGCATCCTGATTGGGGCTAAAAATCAAGCTCTCGACAAATTATTGCTCAATTTGAATTATTCAGCAGGCAGTGGAGAAAAATCTTTGCCTGCAACTTTTTGGGGAACGGATACTTTCATCCATACCAAAGATTAA
- a CDS encoding DUF1858 domain-containing protein yields the protein MKITEDTRVSDILKEYGDIADVMEVFGVQRVGRYSLRAFLAKALTVKTAARIHRVPLNEFLNILEKAVQNNNQN from the coding sequence ATGAAAATTACAGAAGATACGCGAGTATCCGATATTCTCAAAGAATATGGCGATATTGCTGATGTTATGGAAGTATTCGGCGTACAGCGCGTTGGGCGCTATTCGCTGCGCGCTTTCCTGGCGAAGGCACTTACTGTAAAAACTGCCGCCCGCATTCACCGCGTACCCTTAAACGAATTTTTGAATATTTTGGAGAAAGCAGTACAAAACAACAATCAAAACTAA
- a CDS encoding winged helix-turn-helix transcriptional regulator: MDNNLEEAAKRFLKLASRLRRLGANDSHPEDGRVSPSHLPLIEYAAKCPGCGIQEMAEGLKLATPTVSISVRQLEKRSMLTRQPHPEDGRAVQIFLTPKGQEVHQQSHAFHRRKFEQLLTGLPPEERQLLLDLLERALNIAETK, encoded by the coding sequence ATGGACAACAATCTTGAAGAAGCAGCAAAAAGGTTCCTCAAACTGGCAAGCCGGCTGCGTCGCCTGGGGGCGAACGACTCTCATCCAGAAGATGGGCGCGTTTCCCCTTCTCACTTGCCATTGATCGAATATGCAGCTAAATGCCCGGGCTGTGGCATTCAGGAGATGGCCGAAGGGCTGAAACTCGCAACCCCCACGGTGAGTATAAGCGTGCGTCAACTTGAAAAAAGAAGTATGCTGACGCGCCAGCCTCACCCCGAAGATGGGCGCGCTGTCCAGATATTTCTGACCCCCAAAGGCCAGGAAGTCCATCAGCAGTCGCATGCTTTCCACCGCAGAAAATTTGAGCAATTGCTCACTGGCCTGCCCCCTGAAGAAAGACAATTATTGCTCGATCTGCTTGAACGGGCGCTCAATATCGCTGAAACCAAATAA
- a CDS encoding isoprenylcysteine carboxylmethyltransferase family protein, with protein sequence MKLIDDIVEISKQPLSPEKDFLAKVLPIFVFFFFFPALLFFLPKVVFDPWLRLPTLFRFSIRIIPAGALIVLGLFFVITSTKAQREIGKGTPMPLKATQKLVVEKPYSYCRNPLYFGLINFFSGISILIGSISSLIMVFIYASIIMLYTRLIEERELGKRFGDDYLAYKATTPFIIPGLHLIRRNTK encoded by the coding sequence ATGAAACTTATTGATGATATTGTAGAAATATCGAAACAACCACTTTCGCCAGAGAAAGATTTTCTGGCGAAAGTACTCCCAATTTTCGTTTTCTTTTTCTTTTTTCCTGCGCTGCTTTTTTTCTTGCCGAAAGTTGTCTTTGATCCATGGCTGCGCTTACCAACGTTATTTCGTTTTTCCATCCGGATCATACCCGCGGGAGCCTTAATCGTACTCGGTTTATTTTTCGTCATAACGTCCACCAAAGCCCAAAGAGAAATCGGCAAAGGGACGCCCATGCCCCTGAAGGCCACACAAAAACTTGTCGTGGAAAAACCATATTCGTATTGCCGTAACCCGCTCTATTTTGGCCTGATCAACTTCTTTTCGGGTATCAGCATCTTGATCGGCTCAATCAGTTCATTGATAATGGTTTTTATCTACGCAAGTATCATCATGTTGTATACCAGGCTCATCGAAGAGCGGGAACTGGGAAAAAGATTTGGCGATGATTATTTGGCCTATAAAGCAACAACACCGTTTATTATCCCGGGGCTTCACCTTATAAGGAGAAATACAAAATGA